A window from Candidatus Margulisiibacteriota bacterium encodes these proteins:
- a CDS encoding Lrp/AsnC ligand binding domain-containing protein yields the protein MTKAYILVEALPGKAIELINAIKGLAGVKTVHLVTGPYDVIAFVETADLKSLGDFIVKKIQATGCVARTLTCITVEE from the coding sequence ATGACAAAAGCTTATATTTTGGTGGAAGCGCTGCCGGGGAAGGCGATCGAGCTGATCAACGCGATCAAGGGCTTGGCGGGGGTCAAGACGGTCCATCTGGTCACCGGCCCTTACGACGTCATCGCGTTCGTGGAAACGGCCGATCTCAAGTCGCTGGGGGATTTTATCGTCAAGAAGATCCAGGCGACCGGCTGCGTGGCCCGGACTTTGACCTGTATCACGGTCGAAGAATAA
- a CDS encoding DUF502 domain-containing protein, whose translation MNDFWQKLSTYFVRGLITLLPLLVTIWLLWFMFSFLDGILGNIIAMVLGHPLPGVGFVITIALIFIAGYFGTQLFGVRLFKLGEELLSRVPIVKSIYSATKQINDVLFQEKSAEEYRRACIVEYPRKGVWSLGFVTSDAAAEIETKAKEKMINIFIANTPTPATGFLIMVPAREVILLDMKIEDAVKYVISAGVLKPAYVSQEVPIKKES comes from the coding sequence ATGAACGACTTCTGGCAGAAATTGAGCACCTATTTCGTTCGCGGGCTGATCACCCTGTTGCCGCTCCTGGTCACGATCTGGCTCCTCTGGTTCATGTTCTCGTTCCTGGACGGCATCCTCGGCAACATCATCGCCATGGTCCTGGGGCACCCGCTCCCCGGCGTCGGCTTCGTCATCACCATCGCCCTGATCTTCATTGCCGGCTATTTCGGCACCCAGCTCTTCGGCGTCCGGCTCTTTAAGCTCGGCGAAGAGCTGCTTTCCCGCGTGCCGATCGTTAAAAGCATCTATTCGGCCACCAAGCAGATCAATGACGTCCTCTTCCAGGAGAAGTCGGCCGAAGAGTACCGGCGCGCCTGCATCGTCGAATACCCGCGCAAGGGGGTCTGGTCGCTCGGCTTCGTCACTTCGGACGCGGCGGCGGAGATCGAAACCAAAGCCAAGGAAAAGATGATCAACATCTTTATCGCTAACACCCCGACGCCGGCCACCGGCTTTTTGATCATGGTCCCGGCCCGCGAGGTCATTTTGCTCGACATGAAGATCGAAGACGCTGTCAAATACGTCATTTCGGCCGGCGTCTTGAAGCCAGCCTACGTTTCGCAGGAAGTCCCGATCAAGAAAGAAAGCTGA